A section of the Oncorhynchus nerka isolate Pitt River linkage group LG3, Oner_Uvic_2.0, whole genome shotgun sequence genome encodes:
- the LOC115110416 gene encoding MOB-like protein phocein: MVMAEGTAVLRRNRPGTKAKDFYNWPDESFEEMDSTLAVQQYIQQNIRSDCSNIDKILEPPEGQDEGVWKYEHLRQFCLELNGLAVKLQSECHPDTCTQMTATEQWIFLCAAHKTPKECPAIDYTRHTLDGAACLLNSNKYFPSRVSIKESSVAKLGSVCRRIYRIFSHAYFHHRQIFDKYENETFLCHRFTRFVMKYNLMSKDNLIVPILEEEVQNASAGESEA; this comes from the exons ATGGTCATGGCGGAGGGTACTGCAGTTCTGAGGAGGAATAGGCCTGGAACCAAGGCGAAG GATTTCTACAATTGGCCGGATGAATCCTTTGAGGAGATGGACAGCACTCTGGCTGTACAACAG TACATTCAGCAGAACATCCGGTCAGACTGCTCTAACATCGATAAGATCCTGGAGCCTCCAGAGGGACAGGACGAGGGAGTGTGGAAGTACGAGCACCTCAG GCAATTCTGTCTGGAGCTGAATGGACTAGCTGTGAAACTGCAGAGTGAGTGCCACCCAGACACCTGCACGCAGATGACTGCCACAGAGCAGTGGATCTTCCTATGTGCTGCACACAAAACCCCCAAAGAG tgtcctGCCATTGACTACACCAGGCACACGCTGGACGGAGCTGCCTGCCTTCTCAACAGCAACAAGTATTTCCCCAGCCg TGTGAGCATCAAGGAGTCCTCTGTAGCCAAGCTGGGCTCTGTGTGTCGCCGTATCTATAGGATATTCTCTCATGCCTATTTCCACCATCGCCAGATATTCGACAAGTATGAG AATGAGACGTTCCTGTGCCATCGGTTCACACGCTTTGTGATGAAGTATAACCTGATGTCCAAGGACAACCTGATCGTTCCTATCCTGGAGGAGGAGGTCCAGAACGCTTCAGCCGGGGAGAGCGAGGCCTGA
- the LOC135559484 gene encoding 10 kDa heat shock protein, mitochondrial, with the protein MAFRKFLPMFDRVLVERLAAETMSKGGIMLPEKAQGKVLQATVVAVGPGSTNQKGKLTPMSVKVGETVLLPEYGGTKVDLEDKEYFLFRDADILGKYVE; encoded by the exons ATG GCTTTCAGGAAATTCCTTCCCATGTTTGACCGGGTGCTGGTGGAGCGTCTGGCTGCGGAGACTATGTCAAAGGGGGGCATCATGTTGCCAGAGAAGGCCCAAGGCAAGGTTCTGCAGGCCACAGTGGTGGCAGTGGGACCAGGCTCCACAAACCAG AAAGGGAAGCTGACACCCATGAGTGTCAAAGTTGGAGAGACGGTCCTTCTGCCAGAGTATGGAGGAACTAAAGTCGACCTGGAAGACAAG GAATACTTCCTATTCCGTGATGCTGACATCCTTGGCAAATATGTAGAGTAA
- the LOC115110409 gene encoding 60 kDa heat shock protein, mitochondrial, with amino-acid sequence MLRLPTVMRQMRPVSRALAPHLTRAYAKDVKFGADARAMMLKGVDLLADAVAVTMGPKGRTVIIEQSWGSPKVTKDGVTVAKAIDLKCKYQNIGAKLVQDVANNTNEEAGDGTTTATVLARAIAKEGFDSISKGANPVEIRRGVMLAVETVINELKRMSKPVTTPEEIAQVATISANGDVEIGTIISNAMKKVGRKGVITVKDGKTLYDELEIIEGLKFDRGYISPYFINTAKGQKCEFQDAYVLLSEKKISSVQSIVPALELANQHRKPLVIVAEDVDGEALSTLVLNRLKVGLQVVAVKAPGFGDNRKAQLHDMAVATGGTVFGDEAVGIALEDIQAHDFGKVGEVSVTKDDTMLLKGKGDTAAIEKRQAEIVEQLENTTSDYEKEKLNERLAKLSDGVAVLKVGGTSDVEVNEKKDRVTDALNATRAAVEEGIVPGGGCALLRSIPALDALVPINTDQKIGIDIIRRALRVPAMTIAKNAGVEGSLVVEKILQAAGEIGYDAMEGEYVNMVEKGIIDPTKVVRTALMDAAGVASLLSTAECVVTELPKDEKEAGMPGGMGGMGGMGGMGGGMF; translated from the exons ATGTTGCGTCTACCCACAGTGATGAGACAGATGAGGCCAGTCAGCAGGGCCCTGGCCCCCCACCTCACCCGGGCTTACGCCAAGGACGTCAAGTTTGGAGCCGATGCTCGGGCCATGATGCTGAAGGGAGTGGATCTGCTAGCTGATGCTGTCGCTGTCACCATGGGACCAAAG ggTCGCACAGTCATTATCGAGCAGAGCTGGGGCAGCCCCAAGGTGACCAAGGACGGCGTCACTGTAGCCAAGGCCATCGACCTGAAGTGCAAGTACCAGAACATTGGTGCCAAGCTGGTCCAGGACGTGGCCAACAACACGAACGAGGAAGCGGGAGATGGCACCACCACTGCCACCGTGCTGGCCAGAGCCATCGCCAAGGAGGGCTTTGACAGCATCAGTAAAGGAGCTAACCCTGTGGAGATCCGCCGTGGCGTCATGCTGGCTGTGGAGACTGTCATCAATGAGCTGAAGAGGATGTCCAAGCCAGTCACCACCCCTGAGGAGATTGCCCAG GTGGCCACCATCTCTGCTAATGGAGACGTAGAGATCGGCACCATCATCTCTAACGCCATGAAGAAAGTGGGCCGCAAGGGGGTCATCACTGTCAAGGATGGCAAAACCCTTTATGATGAGCTTGAGATCATTGAGGGGCTGAAGTTCGACCGCGGATACATCTCCCCTTACTTCATCAACACAGCCAAAG GCCAGAAGTGTGAGTTCCAGGATGCCTATGTGTTGCTGAGTGAGAAGAAAATCTCTTCTGTCCAGAGCATCGTCCCTGCCCTGGAATTGGCCAACCAGCACCGCAAACCTCTGGTCATCGTGGCCGAGGATGTGGACGGAGAGGCCCTCAGCACCCTGGTCCTCAACAG GCTGAAGGTGGGACTGCAAGTGGTGGCAGTCAAGGCCCCAGGCTTTGGAGACAACAGGAAGGCCCAGCTGCATGACATGGCCGTTGCCACCGGGGGCACT GTGTTTGGAGATGAGGCGGTGGGCATTGCTCTGGAGGACATCCAGGCCCATGACTTTGGTAAGGTTGGCGAGGTGTCTGTCACCAAGGACGACACCATGCTGCTGAAGGGGAAGGGAGACACTGCGGCCATCGAGAAGCGCCAGGCAGAAATCGTTGAGCAGCTGGAGAACACCACTAGCGACTATGAGAAGGAGAAGCTCAACGAGAGGCTGGCCAAGCTGTCTGACGGAGTGGCTGTGCTCAAG GTAGGAGGAACGAGTGATGTGGAGGTGAACGAGAAGAAGGACCGCGTGACCGATGCCCTGAATGCCACCAGGGCCGCTGTGGAGGAGGGCATTGTGCCCGGAGGTGGCTGTGCCCTGCTGCGCTCCATCCCTGCCCTGGATGCCCTCGTGCCCATTAACACTGACCAGAAGATTG GAATTGACATCATCAGACGAGCCCTGCGTGTGCCAGCCATGACCATTGCGAAGAACGCTGGTGTGGAGGGCTCTCTAGTGGTGGAGAAAATCCTTCAGGCCGCGGGGGAGATAGGATACGATGCCATGGAGGGAGAGTACGTCAACATGGTAGAGAAGGGCATCATCGACCCCACCAAG GTGGTAAGAACGGCACTGATGGACGCTGCAGGTGTGGCTTCTCTGCTCTCCACCGCCGAGTGTGTGGTCACAGAACTGCCCAAGGATGAAAAGGAGGCTGGCATGCCAGGGGGCatgggtggtatgggtggtatgggGGGCATGGGAGGTGGCATGTTCTAA